A window of Etheostoma spectabile isolate EspeVRDwgs_2016 chromosome 24, UIUC_Espe_1.0, whole genome shotgun sequence genomic DNA:
GCCAAAGTTCCTGTTCAAGCATGACAAAGCTTTATTTGCCAGTGCTGGTGCGACTCAGCAATAGTGGAAGTAAGGAGTGGTATGGTGTTTGTTTTCCACTTGCCGCTGCTTACATGTGGGGACCTGTCAATGTAGGGAGAAATACATCGAATGTACACTTTGAGCTGGCTAGTGACAAATTCACCGGTTTTAAGACTTGTTCAGCAAGCAAACCAGATTCTAACATAAAGCTATTTCCTCGGTTTTGCCCAGGGTGAGCCATGCCGTCAGTTCCTTCAACCAAGGAGGCCACCGCCAAGGGCCCCGTGTGCCCCCACGCTGCCAAGCTGCTCAGCCACGCCAACGGGGACGGCAAACTGCGGGAGGGTTCGCTACCACTGAACGGTGTTGACAAGCTGCCGGCGGTGGACACTGAAGACGTAAACAGAACCATTCAGATCAACACAAAGACCGTTGCCGCGGAGAGGAAATGGATCCGGCCCGACCTTCCCAGCCGCTGCACATGGAGCCTGGGGGCCTCGAAAGACAACTCTCCTCATACGCAAGTTCCAAGGTTGGTGTGATGCTCCGAATGTCCCCCGCTCTTGCCCGTGAAACAATTGAATATGCAGTTAAGTCACCTAAGGacacttaaagctttagtgcgtgagtttttaaaatgaaaggacAATtctgaacctaggggttaataaagCATGGGCACAGAGTCGAGCGTTTTCTaggatatgttttcatgctaatcgaatgtgaccagttttagcaCAAACCCCCACTTAGCTTATAATGCTAGTCGCTATTTCTATACCgctaacaaggctcaaaatagcaccacacttccacggtagcataatgagggtccATACATGTAAACtgaagcattgagaactttgtagGTGTACAGactgtttattaaaaagatagttTATAAAGACTGTACCGTTCATGTATacaggcaggcgccatcttTGGAAAACAGTCATGACCAGTCAAACAACGAGCTATGTTACTGGTTATAGTAGCCAGTTAAATCTTTTCAATAAACTGTCCgtacaaagttctcaatgcttcaGTTGACATGTATggaccctcattatgctactGAGGAAGTGTGGTGTTATTTTGAGCCTCGTTAGTGGTATAGAAATAGGGATTTCTTTTAACTTTCGCGTGCCCCAACGACTAGCGTTATAAGCTAATTAGCGGTTTGCGCTAAATCTAGTCACGTtcaattagcatgaaaacatgtcCCAGAGAGCGGTCGCCTCGCTACCcgtgtgttattaacccctaggctCATTTTGGCTGAAATGATCctttaatgaacgtctgttacattcaagccgttgccaaatgagttgatgcaaagctaattaagactcttAGCTCCACAAAACACTCctgtcatgtggatgcaacaacagtggtgttgtcattagATTATATTACTTTGTTTGTGTAAACCGTTGAAAACTAGTTTCACCAAACTCGTGGGACGTGCCACTTTTCAAACAAACACGTCAAACCAGAAACGCGTGTTGATCTTACCCTTGTAGTACCAGGAAAAAACAGCTTGTGTTAGATGTTGAGCTCTATTGTCTTTGCAGTGAATCTCTACACACAGACGCAGTGTCACTAACTGTATTTCTCGTCACTGAAACATCGTTTTCTCCTCCCCAGGACACTTGCTCCAACCATTCTCCCAAACATCCTGCACAGGATCGGTGACACCCCCTTGGTTCGCATCAACAAGATCCCCAAAATGTTTGGACtcaaatgtgaaatgtgtgaGTCGCCCACATCAGACAGATCGGACAGAACGTGTGACTAGTGATCACTCATTGAGTAAACACACCAGAGGTGTGGCGAGACGTTTTATTTTGAGATAatgagattagattagattcaactttattgtcattacagtttgggtctaaccagaagtgcaatagcagtaagtgcaggatatacaatggttccctaagtgtaggacatggatatgtactgaataaatacagaaatgaatactattataaacagaattttacagatgggtttgtcctatgaatataaaatatagatatagAGTAAATAATATagagtattgtgagcaagatttacagctggatatatactgaatataatatacaggtggatattactatgaATGTAACAACGATTCAGGGTCGATTGCATTATTTCGGCCGAATCATCTCTTACCAGAAATGGCTATTAATGGAACAAATCTTTCCGTTGTGTGTTCGTAGTGGGCAAGTGTGAGTACTTCAATGCTGGCGGGAGTGTCAAGGACAGGATCAGCCTGCGGATGGTGGAGGACGCTGAGAGAGCTGGGCTGCTCAAGCCTGGAGACACTATCATAGAGCCCACCTCTGGAAACACTGGTAATTAACTGCATGTGTTACCATTGGGGCGGGGTGCTGATGAGTTGAAAGCAGCAAtgttgtaaagtgtgtgtgtgtgtgtgtgtgtgtgtgtgtgtgtaggtgtgtgtatgtgggttgGTTGGCTGCAGCTGTGAAAGGCTACCGCTGCATCATCGTCATGCCTGAGAAGATGAGCATGGAGAAGGTGAGTTGTGTTATATTGAAACTGTCACTCTGTCCCACTTAAGTCCTCACTACTTCTGCAGACTTGAGATGCCCCGGGTCAGCACAATGTCATTGATTACTAGACTAAGACTtcgacttctctttattgatccttttgggatgacttacccgcaaggaaattgaaaagtTCCAAGATACAGCTTTTTaagcaagtaaaaaaaagaagacaataaATTAGATAAATAAAGTGAGCAGttacaaaaaatacagaaattaaGTAACACAATGCTACTTAACAATGCAGACATGTCTGTCATAAACCAAAGAAAAGACGCTAATTAGTCATGTCGTCTCGTgtttgagtccagtgttaagtGTAAAGTGCCAGGAGGGAATTTCTAGTCCAGTGtgctgctgcatgtcattcgcctgtctgcctgtctgcctgtctcctgtctgctgtctgtcctgtctgtctgtctgttctgcctgctgtctgtctgtctgtctgtgctggTCTGCTGCCTGCTGTCTTGTCTGCTGTTCTGTCATTCTGCCTGTCTGTCACGTCTGCTGTTTTGTCGTCTgcgtctgtcgtctgtctgtctgggtctgtctgtctgtctgctgtctgtcttgtcctctACTATTGGCTATAATAAGATAATTGATGGTTAGCAACCTCTTACCCCAAATTATGGCAAAGGCTGGTATTTGAGTGGTAAAATCTTTTAAAAGTCACTCGAGTCTGAgtcattttgtgacattttgtaCTTTCGTTTAATGAAGGGACAAAGCTGCTAAGACTCTTTCAAATCTGTATGTCCTGATGAAAGATCCATAGTGAAACATGTCAGTTTTTCTACGCAATTTTATAGCAAACCATAAAAGAAATGGATGTAGATGATATTAAACCATTCTTATCTTAATTGAATTAGCTTAATTAAAATGGGGTGCTACTATACTTATCATGCTACTGCAGTACTCATAACATATCCTTATTCAACCGTGTTTTGCATTCGCATGCAGAGCAAAATATACACATCATCCATTTTCTCTAAAAtgtatattatacagtattagTAAGCACTTGATCCGctatatcttcttattttttccTGAACAGGTGGATGTTTTGAGAGCTCTTGGAGCCGAGATCGTCCGCACGCCCACCAGCGCTCGCTTCGATTCGCCAGAGTCTCACGTGGGCGTAGCCTGGCGCCTTAAAAACGAGATCCCCAACTCTCACATCCTGGACCAGTACCGCAACCCGAGCAACCCTCTGGCTCACTACGACACCACAGCTGAGGAGATCCTGGAGCAGTGTGACGGTACAAAGATCTTTTACGCACAGCCCTGTCATAatcatgaaatgaaaaaaagaaaatcctcagATGTTAGATTTCTGCTATTGTACATAAAAGTAAGTCAAAAAATACAGGACATAAACAACCATGTATATTTACCTCAAGAATGCCAATTTTTACAGTTTGggttttgttgtctctgtccTGGTACATTTCTGTGAGTGGAGTAAACGTGAACTCGTCCCCTCCTGACAGGTAAAGTGGACATGCTGGTGGCCGGAGCCGGCACCGGGGGGACAATCACAGGCATCGCCCGCAAACTCAAAGAACGATGCCCCAACATCAAGGTAAGCTGTCTCGGCCCAGAAGTCATTCTTTTCTGAGATCAGAGCtcataaacatacaacatacaactcgCAACATGAAGAAAAGGTGACACACTCGCTACAATATTCAAGACAATTCAGCAAAATagtaacaaaatagacaataaacccAATGACATCACCACAAGCCCATCGTACACGTCTCTCCCCAGCATAAAGCTTCTAAGAGCCCTTGAGAAAGTTCAGGTATATTCCCCATTTTCTAGTACAAACATCCAATCtggccgttttttttttgtttttttttataaaaacaccgCCACCCTAGCCCTCACACAAGCCCACTCCCAGATTGACGGCACCCCTTCATTCGTCCATCCTTTGGCTATCATTAAGCTAGCATGGACCCGGCTTCTTACGTGCCCATCTATCCCGCTGAGGGTTGACCCATCTCCCAGAACAAATAGTCTCGGGCTGATGATTAATCGTCCTTTCATTTCCAAAAATTCAGTGTGTCTGAAATTCTAAATTTCAATTCTAAACAATCTGGAGGGAACCCAATAGAAGCGATGCATGATCTTGAACTGAATGAGGCGCAAAAATTCCCAGTAACAGATGGCAAAATTGCAAATATCTAAAAGATTGAGCATAGGGATTCCAAATTGCTATACCACATTCTCAAAGGATTTCAATATGCCACCGAGATACagatccccccacccccccccccccccccagtgtgaCAATTCCCTTTTCTAACCAATCTCTCCAAAAAAGGGAAGATCCGAATTAATACCTAATTTTGGATTTTGCATTTAGATATGGATCCAGTTCAAACAACCGGGCCACTTTGGTCCAAACACGTTCAAGTGAGGAATTATCGGATGTGTTTTTGCCTCTCCATACAGTTAAACAAGCAATTGCCAGGGCGAtaatgggtggggggggggaaactttTGCTCAAGGTGGGGGTTTGAGATCCTATTTCCTATGTGTGCAGATTGTCGGTGTTGACCCAGAAGGATCGATCCTGGCTGAGCCCGAGGAGCTTAACAAGACGGATAAGACCCAGTACGAGGTGGAGGGCATCGGCTACGACTTCATCCCCACCGTGCTCGACAGATCAGTGAGTTCCAcgtgcctgttttttttcttctccatacattctttttttcctcatgcGTACCTGACTCACAACCACTTGATGTAGTAAtacgtcttttttttcttctccaggtAATTGATACCTGGTACAAGTCAGACGACGAGGAGTCCTTCAACATGTCTCGCATGCTGATCCGAGAGGAGGGCCTGCTGTGCGGTAAGTGCCCGACCGCCAGACGTCCCGGCGAGGTTATGCAGTCGGCTCACGTTTAGCTCTGTTCTGTAACAGGAGGCAGCTCCGGGACGGCCATGGCGGCGGCAGTACATGTCGCCAAAGAGCTGAAGGAGGGTCAACGCTGTGTGGTGATCCTGCCGGACTCCATCCGCAACTACATGTGAGAATCCCCACCTGTCCAACAACCACACCGTCCATTTCTGTACTGTCAAAGACTGCAGCACCAATTAGTTTCTTTGGACAATTAGGGGACAGAATGACCTAAACAAACTCAAAACTGGTCTTGATGTACTATTTCAGCATATTATATCCTTTTGGCTTACACATTATAACATAATTATTTACCTAAAGTACACATCTAGTAGAAGCAGAGCAACATGGGCGTCCTGTGGTTGCCTCCTTCTTCAGAGAAAATACTTTTCTGTAAGTTTTCTTTTCCAATTGATGTCAGTGTGTTGGAAAAATAATTGTGCGAAAAACCCCTATCAGAATTTAAATTGTGGAAAATGTTTAAGACTTCCAAAATCTAGTGCTGTTTCTTTTTATAAAGAATAGATGTCGGGGCATTGTTTCTTGTTTGTtagttttaagtttatttttagcCATGCCCAGCATCCCCATGTGGAAAATCAAGGTAATTTAATTGGCATAATATAGTaaaagtgtggtgtgtgtgtgtgtgtgtgtgtgtgtgggtgtggggtgtgtgtgtgggtgtgtgtggtgtgggtgtgtgtgtgtgtgtgtgtgtgtgtgtgggtggggtgtgttttgtgtgtgtggtgtgtgtgtgtgtgtggtgtgtgtgtgtgtgtgtgtgtgtgtgtgtggggtgtgtggtgtgtgtgtgtgtgggggtgtgtgtgtgttggtgtgtgtgtgtggggtggggggtgtgtgtgtgtagggtgtccgcggggttttttaaaaagtattaaaaaagtgaaaaaatcaaaaattgtCAAATTAAGGCCATTAAAGTGTTAAATTTTAGTCTcagaggtattatttttttaaatttggtatATTTTTTCGACTATCAGGTGTCTATTCTGATGGGAAATTCTATTTCCCGGTTAGTCCGTTTAAATATGGGCTTTGGGTGTTGGGACATAATCAAAGATCTTTCGTCTCCGTCTAGTTTGATGCTGAGTCATATTCAGTGGTCGTTCGACAATCTCAGAAAAACTGCGCGCTCAGCAGAAGTGGCCTGCTTACGTTTTATTTAGACTTGCTTCAAGCCATATCTTACACGACTGGAACAACCATGGGTGCTTTTAATGGGCAAATGCAAGttttcaagagcgctccctgtctgcggaatttcaaattgtcgcaaactgagaattttttttacgagctgtatgagctctgagtatcacagaccgtccgtcgcttcgtgtccactctctgtaaaaatagaggtgagcagcgcggctggggacccgctctgctgggggcagtgccgcgttgcatccgtgcgtaGGACCtcgataatgagcagcgtacacCCTCCTCGTAACTGTGTTTgtcaaatgggcctctgtgtctgtcaacggtctgagtgagatccaccctATAAaacggagcaatgacatgcacagcagactatattacaactctccaaatctcggacaacagagatgggaggagttgattttgaatgtgcacaaagttgtaaacatgagcaaaaatctgatgatctctaaatatctaaatgtaactgtaaataattcattcaatgtttcataaaatgaacaaaaagtatttattttcccaaaaaagtaaatacagtaagtgctgcacagaggatgagggccaaacatttcTGGCCTTGGCACAAAGGCTAAAGGATTAGAaattatgtaaatcagtggttctcattctttagaaattcagtggtcttagttgatccctcaacattaatttaactttgggtccctggtccctacaccagggacccctggacctgttcaccacagacccaaatttctagctgttgctgacatatataCTGTCTCttcagtggttcattatgttgggcacattgtctgggtcagtctTATATCAtgaaaagttaataatgtaaatgctgaatgccctaatacctgttgatatctacaacaatgcaaaggccttaaccctacagttttgcacatattatGCAAGACTTAAATTCtaaatttttttgcacaaaactcccCCAGAAAGGGGCCTTTAAagggtttaattttaaaaaaaaaaaaaaaaaacggggggGCATCCCCCCCGGGCCCCTCCCTTTTTGGTTTCCGGGGTTTAAAAAACACCCATTCTCTTCTTTGCCCCctttatgtagtttttttttacttttatttactaaGGAAATAAAAATGGTCCCAAGATTTTTGTTAATGTTAGGGTTGTCTCTAAATCTTTTCTTTCGGGTtgttaaaaaggtaaaaaatcttttgtaaaaaattgaaaGGTCGtgtttaaaaaattgaaattcatTGTCggagggttttaaaaaaaattctgaaggtagaaaaaaaggtaaaaaaagtagttttttaaacaaaagggTTTGCTGTCccccctggtgtgtgtgtggggtgtgttgtgtgttttgtgtgtgtggggggttagTAAAATCAACACACACGGGttctcaaaaaaaagaaagaaatgagaaaacagAAATACTATTTTGGGAGGCCACGGGAGTTTTAGGGGGCCCTtcagtttggggttttgtttaaaggaaaaatcttgattttttttttcctaaaggGCCCAAGTTCG
This region includes:
- the LOC116673670 gene encoding LOW QUALITY PROTEIN: cystathionine beta-synthase-like (The sequence of the model RefSeq protein was modified relative to this genomic sequence to represent the inferred CDS: substituted 1 base at 1 genomic stop codon), with protein sequence MPSVPSTKEATAKGPVCPHAAKLLSHANGDGKLREGSLPLNGVDKLPAVDTEDVNRTIQINTKTVAAERKWIRPDLPSRCTWSLGASKDNSPHTQVPRTLAPTILPNILHRIGDTPLVRINKIPKMFGLKCEMLGKCEYFNAGGSVKDRISLRMVEDAERAGLLKPGDTIIEPTSGNTGNXLHVCVYVGWLAAAVKGYRCIIVMPEKMSMEKVDVLRALGAEIVRTPTSARFDSPESHVGVAWRLKNEIPNSHILDQYRNPSNPLAHYDTTAEEILEQCDGKVDMLVAGAGTGGTITGIARKLKERCPNIKIVGVDPEGSILAEPEELNKTDKTQYEVEGIGYDFIPTVLDRSVIDTWYKSDDEESFNMSRMLIREEGLLCGGSSGTAMAAAVHVAKELKEGQRCVVILPDSIRNYMSKFEGRWRSKRGFKVGRPFGEKPMECPGPFFGCIVFDCNVTWCRNGFNPGMVPLGKYFGPGILAGKIKGAAPGQQSAYKHFKQVRLTDNLGKLSRILETDHFALVVHEQIQYLTDGSPSLKQMVFGVVTAVDLLNFVTSRERRERSLSESTDEMN